One Micromonas commoda chromosome 5, complete sequence genomic window, CATGGCCTGAGACGAGAGGTGAGGTGCGAGGTCAGTCGGCTGTCGGCCGAGTGGATAAATTCGGCTGAAACGGCGGGGCACGCACGTCGATAGTCTTGCGAAGGGTCTTGGCGGTATCCATCTGCACCATGCGGCGGCGCATCTCAGCGTCGGTGTCGATGCTGCTGCCCACGTCCATGCTGCTGGTCACGTCCTGAATCACCCGGCACACGGTCGCGTTTCGCGTGGACACCTGAACCGCCGACTTTTTGGCGACAGAGCGCCCGCTGGtagacctcgcggcgcccgcggtggacgccgcgacggccccgccgagcgcgatggtGATAGCGGACATGTGTGACACTTTTTGTGCCTCCCTAACTTACTGGCGTGCTTCCTCTGTAAAGGTTGCGCGCGTGTAGAATGCCTCCATCACGGGAATATACTGGCCCCTGATGCTCGTGACGTGTCGCTCTCACAAGCGATGTCGACCGCTCGAGCTTGGTTTCGAAGGACAAGATAAATCGCGGAAAATAACTCCCACCCTCCTCGCAGTCAGCACGCGTCAACGCAGGTTCAATGACGTAACGACGCGTGCGTTCAAATCCTAAAGTTCatcccctcgcgtccctctccgcgCGACCCTCAGCCTCCTCACGTTGTCCGCAATCTGCCTCACGCCCGAGTAAATCCTCTCCTGCACGCCGGAGCCGTGCCCCGTGACAACCTCGAGCACCGTCTCGATCATCTCGTGGTTCCCCATGATGTTGACGTGGTCGCCGCTGAACCTCCCCTCCTGGATACCGCCGCCCCACAGGCTCATGGCCCTGTGGTTATACTCCACGATCTtaacctcggcgccggcggggttCAACCTCGAACCGTCCCTCCAACCCGACGCGCACATGTACCCGAGGCTCACGAGCGGGAtggacccgtcgccgtccaccgaCGTCACGCCGCGCTCCACCCCGCGGCCGTGCACGGACACGTCCAGCGCGAACGGCCTGTCGGTCTGACCCGGTCTGTGCACGTAGTGGTACGCGCGCTCGGTCGGTTTGCCCACGCCGTAGAGGCAGTAAATCTTCAAGTTTGGCGCTCGGGGCagcggcgcggtgagcggATCCCCAAACTTCTCCGACGGACCCGCCGGTCTGGGCAGCGGGCCGATGAAACCGCCGGTCGATGCGCTGGGTtgaccgacgccgaccgcgcgcagGATGCGATCGATCCAACCCCCGGATCCACCACCCGCGAGTCTCCGCCCGCCGAGCGTGACCCGCCGAAAGTCGGAGTCGTGCCGCGGGTGATCCGCGCTGATGCGTTCAAAGAGCAGCTCGAGCGACTCCGTGATGGTCAGGTtccgcgccgcgtcttcCACGACGATCGACGGGGTCCCGTTggcggtcggcgacgatgcgccgtcgtcgccggacttTCCCTCGGACCCCCCGTTTCCCTTCTCGGACCCCCCGTTTCCCTTCCCGTTCCCGCctccgtcctcctcgacgcggatggACAGAAAGTgtcgcagcgcgccgccaaTTTCCGGCTCGCGCGGATCGTCGATGATCTCCCCACTCTCCGACGACGGGCCATCCATCGTCACCCCCGTGGACTCGTCgttggacgcgtcgggggcgccgaggtgGTCGTCCGCTCCCCACACGTCAACGCCTCCCCGGGGTAGCATGGCCCACAGCGAACCCCACGTGCGGAACGTGGCGGCGACCGTGCCCAACGTCCCGGAAACGAACCTGTCCAGAGGAttgacgccgaggccgagtaAGCCCTCGAGCTGCCCCAAGATGGCGGTGTCCCTCATCTCCCCGCTGAGCAGCGAGGGGACCGTCTTGGGTATCCCCAGCATCGGACCCGCAATGTccacgtacgcggcgacgtgcctATCCGTCCATCCCTtacctccgccgcccccccccTCGCTCACCGGCGCCTCGACCCAGTTCAGAAAGTACCTCACGAGCTGATCCCCGTAGGAGTGCGCCAGCAGCGCCACCGGGGTCTTGTGCAGGTGGACCATCGTCTCTATCGTCGTCTTGAGCCGCGTGAAGTACCCGTCCCGCTGCTCCAACCCGACGGGCGACAGCCTCCAGTCGTACGGCGCCGCCTGCAGCATGTTGGTGTCGTACccaacctcgccgagcgactCGATCACCTTGCCCCACACGAAGTACCCGGGAACGAACCAGTCGACAGCCTCCAGGCCGGACACGGCTCTGAGCTTGATCCCCGCCGGGTCCAGCCCGGTGACGGGATCCAGGCGCATGTGCTGCATCCAACACTGTCGGTTGGCAAAGTACGCCgtggccatcgcgggcgtGCCCCACATGCGCTGCCTGAAGAAGTGCTTGCCGCACTGCAGCCCGTCCCAGAGCTCCAAACCCGACGATATGAAGCCcgggacgatgacgacgggaTGCTTGGGCCTTCGACCCCGCTCCAGCGCAGCCTGCCCGGGGCTGGGTCCGCGCCAACCCAGGGGCATGCCGTTGTTCAGCGCGGAGGCGTTCAGCGCGGGCAGGCCGTTCAACAGGTGCATGCTGGAGTTGAGCCACGGGGGAACGGCGTGCTCAACCCTGTCCTGAACGCCCTCTGGGATGGGCACCAACTCGCGCAGGTAGAATCCCACGcagacgaccgcgacgaagaGGGCTAACTTCTTCACCGcactcgccgcgacgacgcggaaggGGTTCCCGAAGGGCATGTACCACACCCTGAGTGGCTCGCGACCGGCGACAGCCCTCCTCTTGTTCACGACtttcgtcgcggtcgtccggtccgacgccgccttcttcgtcgcCTTCTTCGGGGGCATTTTTTAATCCGAGTCAACAACGACCTCCACCTGCGGGCCGGTGCGGACCCGCAAAGTGCTATTCGCCGGGGTTTGGCGATACCGGACGCGCCTCCTATCGACCGATCGTCGCAGAGTCCTCCCCCACGGCGCTGATGCGCGCCGTTAAGTCCCGAACCCAGCGGGTTTCAAAGACCTTCTGTTGAGATCGGAAACTCCCGTAGGTTTCGCCTTCCTCTCCGGTGGCCCTGATCTGTCTGGCAGTTTCGCGCCGGTTCGCCTCCCCGCGGGTTCGGTAACGatcgtctccctcgccccGGGTTTCacacccgcggcgaacctcgaccgcgacgcccggcAGGTCGCCATGGTCGTCCTCGATGAGATCCCTACCTcaggcgtcgcgcccgtcgcgtccgccctcgccgcgcccgtcgcacCTTCCCTCGAccccggtcgccgcgaggatctcgGAACCGGCGACGCAATCTCAGACGCGACCCGGGTGGAGGGTAACGCCAGGTACAAGCGGAAGGACTTcaagggcgcggaggagctgtACACCCTCGCGCTGTCTCAGGCGGATCCCATCAGCGAGCTCATCCCGGCGATCCTGGGCAACAGATCGGCCGCGCGGCTAGCGTTGggtcgcctcgccgacgcactcgcggacgccgaggagatgGCATCGCAGTGCCCGGATGGTCACGTGATGGCGGGGAAGGCGATGTACCGAAAGGGAAACGTgctggcggcgatgggccgGACCGaggacgcgagacgcgcaTATCAAAACGCGGTTAGACTCACTCCGGAcgagaaggcgaagaagccCATATTGGCCAAGCTGCTGGTGGTAACCGAGGTCGCGGTGGTCGAAAAAAAGAAGGAGCAGGTCCAAGCCGAGCTGCACAAGCAACGCGAGCTGATCAGGGAGACCAAGCAGTTCCACGAGTTCAACACGCAGGCCGGGGGCAAGCCACCGAAGGAGAGGTACACGATGGCGAACCGGGCGCTGCGCGACGGCAATAACGTCCGGGCCCTGAAGCTTTACGCGTCGGTGGATCCCGCCGAGCTGGACGCGGGCAAGGCGCCTCAGTACTGGGGCAACGTCGCGCTGGCCCACGTCAGGAACAAGGAATACcccgaggcggtcgaggccgcgcggcggtgcatcAAGGAAGATCCCACGTACGCCAAGGGGAGGTATAGGCTCGGCGAAGCGCTGTTGaagcgggcgcggacggccgAGCATGTCCTCCCGAACGTGCGCAAGGAAtgggtccgcggcgccatcgacgagggTTTCAACGAGGCTCTTCGCCTCAATCCCGACATTGACAACGAGGAGACCAAGAGGTTGATATCGGACGGCGAAGTGTTGTTGCAGGAGCTGGACACGATCaccgagaagaaggacgcggGGACTgtggcggtggaggagcGAGAAGGTACGAAGGATGAGGAGGAAGAGACCAAGGAGGGATCAGAATCGGGAAGCGCCGACTCGGCAGACTGGGTGAAGGTCTCGGAACCCAAGGAGCGCGGGCCGAAGATTGTCTCTTTCGACGCGATcacctccgacgacgaggaccacCCTGAACGCATCGCATTCATCGAGGCCATGAAGGAGCACGGCTGCGTCTGCGTCAGGTTGCACGAGaagctcgtcgcccccgtcaaCGTATTCGTcgaggcgggggcgagcgcgtccgctTTCTTCAAGCTCAAGGGCGACATGAAGGCCAAACACAAGCCCATAGGTGGCTACGACCCACCGGCTCAGAGCGGCTACCACACGCGCACGGGGTTTCATCACCCGAGGGACACGCGCGCCAAGTCCAttcgcgggggcggtgcATCGTGCCTCAggaaggacgaggaggacctggagtgcttcgtcgtcgagaacGAGTACGCGGCAGACTTTCCGTGGCCAAACGTGAAGTTCAAGGAGAGGCTCCTTGACGCTCACATCACCGCCAGGAAGACCGCGAGCAAGTGTGGGGACGTGCTGTTGACCGCTGCGGACGTCAACGTCATGGACCCCGACTTCGACAGGAAGGCCGAGAAGTGCGGGTTGAAGGCGATGACGTGCAGGACCACGTT contains:
- a CDS encoding lecithin:cholesterol acyltransferase (pfam 02450: Lecithin:cholesterol acyltransferase INTERPRO [IPR003386] Lecithin:cholesterol acyltransferase (LACT) also known as phosphatidylcholine-sterol acyltransferase (), is involved in extracellular metabolism of plasma lipoproteins, including cholesterol) gives rise to the protein MPPKKATKKAASDRTTATKVVNKRRAVAGREPLRVWYMPFGNPFRVVAASAVKKLALFVAVVCVGFYLRELVPIPEGVQDRVEHAVPPWLNSSMHLLNGLPALNASALNNGMPLGWRGPSPGQAALERGRRPKHPVVIVPGFISSGLELWDGLQCGKHFFRQRMWGTPAMATAYFANRQCWMQHMRLDPVTGLDPAGIKLRAVSGLEAVDWFVPGYFVWGKVIESLGEVGYDTNMLQAAPYDWRLSPVGLEQRDGYFTRLKTTIETMVHLHKTPVALLAHSYGDQLVRYFLNWVEAPVSEGGGGGGKGWTDRHVAAYVDIAGPMLGIPKTVPSLLSGEMRDTAILGQLEGLLGLGVNPLDRFVSGTLGTVAATFRTWGSLWAMLPRGGVDVWGADDHLGAPDASNDESTGVTMDGPSSESGEIIDDPREPEIGGALRHFLSIRVEEDGGGNGKGNGGSEKGNGGSEGKSGDDGASSPTANGTPSIVVEDAARNLTITESLELLFERISADHPRHDSDFRRVTLGGRRLAGGGSGGWIDRILRAVGVGQPSASTGGFIGPLPRPAGPSEKFGDPLTAPLPRAPNLKIYCLYGVGKPTERAYHYVHRPGQTDRPFALDVSVHGRGVERGVTSVDGDGSIPLVSLGYMCASGWRDGSRLNPAGAEVKIVEYNHRAMSLWGGGIQEGRFSGDHVNIMGNHEMIETVLEVVTGHGSGVQERIYSGVRQIADNVRRLRVARRGTRGDEL